The following coding sequences lie in one Mustelus asterias chromosome 8, sMusAst1.hap1.1, whole genome shotgun sequence genomic window:
- the atpaf1 gene encoding ATP synthase mitochondrial F1 complex assembly factor 1 — protein sequence MCTGGADKMAAVRELWSFSNRTLAVRNRCLLPLGLGVVSDQLRTFSLSGILSQAEDEQELQKNPFYSKYQTKIQQLMRTKPDEYEARMAKKEDVKRHPLGHSKQGEFIRLMEEKSKKLGERTTGKPIGLKDKTLHSILNLDMVQEKTPDEITQIWNQYFAQKDTISAVIPGATFDLMHSRSQKCPTFLYALPRQAGYEFFVGQWSATELHFSSLINLQSLGESSPSQLILYHYPDLQKEKGIVLLTAEIDTTFLNVQEAQCLANEAQLFYATDCQKIYNLVEAFNHKPSDFKHMSVIAEIEQRGIGGSLMGNRSAKT from the exons ATGTGCACGGGGGGAGCGGATAAGATGGCGGCGGTGAGGGAGCTTTGGTCCTTTTCCAACCGGACCCTGGCTGTTAGGAACCGCTGCCTTCTCCCCCTCGGGCTCGGCGTGGTGTCCGACCAGCTCCGCACTTTCTCCCTGTCCGGCATTTTAAGTCAAGCCGAGGATGAGCAGGAGCTGCAGAAAAATCCTTTCTACAGCAAATACCAGACTAAGATCCAGCAGCTCATGAG GACAAAACCAGATGAATATGAAGCTCGTATGGCAAAGAAAGAAGATGTTAAGAGACACCCTTTAGGACATTCAAAACAGGGCGAGTTTATCAGACTCATGGAAGAGAAG tCAAAAAAACTTGGCGAAAGAACAACTGGAAAGCCAATTGGTCTCAAGGATAAG ACGCTTCATTCCATTCTCAATCTGGACATGGTGCAAGAAAAAACTCCTGATGAAATAACGCAG ATTTGGAATCAGTATTTTGCTCAGAAGGATACTATCTCTGCAGTAATTCCT GGTGCAACGTTTGATCTGATGCACAGCAGGTCACAGAAGTGCCCCACT TTCTTGTATGCTTTGCCAAGACAAGCAGGTTATGAGTTCTTTGTGGGTCAGTGGTCTGCGACTGAGCTTCACTTTTCTTCTTTAATAAATCTTCAG TCTTTGGGAGAGAGTTCGCCAAGTCAGCTTATACTATATCATTATCCTGATCTCCAGAAGGAGAAGGGCATCGTGCTACTTACCGCTGAAATAGACACAACATTTCTG AATGTACAAGAGGCACAGTGCCTAGCCAATGAAGCACAACTCTTTTACGCCACGGACTGCCAAAAGATCTACAATCTGGTGGAGGCATTTAACCATAAACCCAGTGATTTCAAACATATGTCAGTTATTGCTGAGATCGAACAGCGTGGAATTGGAGGCTCGTTGATGGGAAATCGGAGTGCAAAGACTTAG